The Bos taurus isolate L1 Dominette 01449 registration number 42190680 breed Hereford chromosome 13, ARS-UCD2.0, whole genome shotgun sequence genome contains a region encoding:
- the ARHGAP21 gene encoding rho GTPase-activating protein 21 isoform X5, with protein MMATRRTGLPEGDGDTKLKACGSPTCEVSKSKDGKEQSETVSPSEDEMFSWPGPKTVMLKRTSQGFGFTLRHFIVYPPESAIQFSFKDEENGNRGGKQRNRLEPMDTIFVKQVKEGGPAFEAGLCTGDRIIKVNGESVIGKTYSQVIALIQNSDTTLELSVMPKDEDILQVLQFTKDVTALAYSQDAYLKGNEAYSGNARNIPEPPPVCYPWPSSAPPAMAQPPEPPPPDSTASKPQTSPPVLTQPGRAYRMEIQVPPSPPEVAKSNTAVCVCNESVRTVIVPSEKVVDLLPNRSNHTVPAHRTEEVRYGRNEQPSFKTATRTTSPPSSVPTAHLIHQPGSRSLEPSGILLKSGHYGGHSEGLVSRSPAVESPSVTVNHYSPNSHQHIDWKNYKTYKEYIDNRRLHMGCRTIQERLDSLRAASQSTADYNQVVLNRAALQVRRRSTSQDRVPQSIQVRQRSVSQERLEDSVLMMYCPRSASQGALTSPSISFSNHRTRSWDYIEGQGETSENVHSECPPPDANGERKQTYKWSGFTEQDDRRGIYERPRQQEIHKSFRGSNFTVAPSVVNSDSRRVSSRIGGSVSQFKKIPADLKPLQPSRNFQTACGISQPRGISQDRSPLGKVRSNSLKGPSMHVAKPPSSQNSFLSIKDQRPVNHLHQNSLLNQQPWLRTESAPDHQVDTGKPPSLSGASVKPPALASENASTPDFELSVSQRNQDLNVQEVEIQQSNAVDNKETVILREKPPSGRQTPQPLRHQSYILAVSDQETGSDTTCWLPNDARREVHIKRMEERKASSTTPPGDSLASIPFIDEPTSPSIDHDISHIPASAVISASTSQVPSIATVPPSLTTSAPLIRRQLSHDQESVGPPSLDAQPSSKTERSKSYDEGLDDYREDAKLSFKHVSSLKGIKILDSQKSSEDSGSRKDSSSEVFSDAAKEGWLHFRPLVTDKGKRVGGSIRPWKQMYVVLRGHSLYLYKDKREQTTPSEEEQPISVNACLIDISYSETKRKNVFRLTTSDCECLFQAEDRDDMLAWIKTIQESSNLNEEDTGVTNRDLISRRIKEYNSLMSSKAEPLPKTPRQSLSIRQTLLGAKAEPRTQSPHSPKEESERKLLSKDDTSPPKDKGTWRKGIPSIMRKTFEKKPTATGTFGVRLDDCPPAHTNRYIPLIVDICCKLVEERGLEYTGIYRVPGNNAAISSMQEELNKGMADIDIQDDKWRDLNVISSLLKSFFRKLPEPLFTNDKYADFIEANRKEDPLDRLKTLKRLIHDLPEHHYETLKFLSAHLKTVAENSEKNKMEPRNLAIVFGPTLVRTSEDNMTHMVTHMPDQYKIVETLIQHHDWFFTEEGAEEPLTTVQEENTVDSQPVPNIDHLLTNIGRTGVSPGDVSDSATSDSTKSKGSWGSGKDQYSKDLLVSSIFAAASRKRKKPKEKAQPSSSEDELDNVFFKKENSEQGHHDIKEESKKESETPGRKQRTVAPKENNTKKDSSGGGRAEQRAPRGESLEPPAPQSTKQSRSPTLSCRLAVLRESPRALAAQKTSHLEDTGSDSSTPLSTHAPAPPASFPTKKPPSPEPKHSELLVSVGSITSDHAGTPSAPYLAGLDSSRLSPEVQSMAESRGFEADDERSELVSEGRPVETDSESDFPVFPAAPASDRLFRGKLQEAARTSRRNSEGSEVSCTEGSLTPSLESRRQLFSSHKLIECDTLSRKKSARFKSDSGSLGDAKNEKEAPSITKVFDVMKKGKSTGNLLTPPARSESDKQEPTWKTKIADRLKLRPKAPADDMFGVGSQKTIAEPAKRKNIKRRHTLGGHRDATEMSVLNFWKAQEHSGDRESELSAVNRLKPKCSAQDLSISDWLARERLRTSMTDLSRGDTGDPRPESLGTLEIPTRDPPLSFQSDADSSSSTLASTNRAPLSTPSQSPDQINGESFQNTSQNSSSAARVQPHQLSETPDHKAQFHPCL; from the exons GCGTATTCTCAAGATGCCTACCTGAAAGGCAATGAAGCCTACAGCGGCAATGCCCGCAACATCCCTGAGCCCCCACCAGTCTGCTACCCCTGGCCGTCATCCGCCCCTCCCGCCATGGCGCAGCCCCCTGAACCACCTCCTCCAGACTCCACAGCAAGCAAACCGCAGACTAGCCCCCCAGTATTGACGCAGCCCGGCAGGGCATACAGGATGGAAATCCAAGTGCCTCCGTCACCACCAGAGGTGGCCAAGTCCAACACAGCAGTGTGTGTCTGCAATGAGAGTGTGAGGACCGTCATTGTACCTTCTGAGAAGGTTGTAGATTTATTACCTAACAGAAGCAACCACACAGTTCCCGCTCACAGAACTGAGGAAGTGAGGTATGGCCGAAACGAACAGCCCTCTTTCAAAACAGCGACGAGAACCACCTCACCGCCATCCTCAGTTCCCACTGCCCATCTCATCCACCAGCCCGGCTCCAGGTCGTTGGAACCTTCTGGCATTTTACTTAAATCTGGCCACTACGGCGGACACTCAGAAGGTCTGGTGAGCAGATCTCCAGCTGTGGAGTCTCCTTCCGTAACTGTCAACCACTACTCTCCCAACTCCCATCAGCACATagactggaaaaactataaaacttacaAAGAGTATATTGATAACCGGCGCTTGCACATGGGCTGTCGGACCATTCAAGAAAGGTTAGATAGTTTAAGAGCCGCCTCTCAGAGCACAGCGGATTATAACCAGGTGGTGCTGAACCGCGCTGCCCTGCAGGTACGGCGTCGGAGCACCTCTCAGGACCGAGTGCCCCAGTCCATCCAGGTCCGGCAGCGCAGCGTGTCCCAGGAGAGGCTGGAGGACTCTGTGTTGATGATGTATTGTCCGAGGAGTGCCTCTCAAGGTGCGCTGACATCCCCTTCTATTAGTTTTAGTAACCACAGAACTCGCTCGTGGGATTACATCGAGGGACAGGGTGAAACCTCGGAAAACGTCCATTCTGAATGTCCACCGCCGGATGCAAATGGTGAACGAAAGCAGACTTACAAGTGGAGTGGGTTCACCGAACAGGACGATCGTCGAGGTATTTACGAGAGACCCAGGCAGCAAGAAATTCACAAATCTTTCCGAGGCTCCAATTTTACAGTGGCTCCCAGTGTGGTGAATTCTGACAGCAGGAGAGTGAGCAGCAGAATCGGGGGATCAGtgtctcagtttaaaaaaattccagCAGATCTAAAACCCCTGCAGCCCAGCAGAAATTTTCAAACTGCTTGTGGAATATCCCAGCCTCGAGGGATTTCCCAAGACAGGTCACCTCTTGGGAAAGTCCGAAGTAACTCTCTGAAAGGGCCTTCTATGCATGTCGCGAAACCGCCCTCCAGCCAGAACTCATTTCTTTCTATCAAAGACCAAAGACCAGTAAATCACTTGCATCAAAACAGTTTATTGAATCAGCAGCCATGGTTACGGACGGAAAGTGCCCCCGATCACCAAGTGGAcactgggaagcccccttctCTTTCCGGAGCTTCTGTTAAGCCCCCGGCTCTGGCAAGTGAGAATGCTAGCACTCCAGATTTTGAGTTATCCGTCTCTCAGAGGAATCAAGATTTAAATGTACAAGAGGTGGAAATTCAGCAATCGAATGCTGTAGATAATAAAGAAACTGTCATCCTAAGAGAAAAACCTCCGTCTGGTCGCCAGACACCGCAGCCTTTAAGGCATCAGTCTTACATCTTAGCAGTGAGTGACCAGGAGACAGGCTCAGACACCACCTGCTGGCTGCCTAATGATGCTCGCCGGGAGGTCCATATAAAAAGGATGGAGGAGAGGAAGGCCTCAAGTACCACTCCACCTGGTGATTCCTTGGCTTCCATCCCATTTATAG ATGAACCTACCAGCCCTAGCATCGATCACGACATTTCTCACATCCCCGCCTCTGCGGTCATCTCTGCCTCCACCTCCCAGGTACCCTCCATAGCAACGGTCCCTCCCAGCCTCACAACTTCAGCTCCATTAATCCGACGTCAGCTCTCCCATGACCAGG AATCTGTTGGACCTCCCAGCCTGGATGCCCAGCCCAGCTCAAAGACAGAGCGATCCAAATCATATGATGAGGGCCTGGATGATTACAGAGAAGATGCAAAACT GTCTTTTAAACATGTATCTAGCCTGAAGGGAATCAAG ATCTTAGACAGTCAAAAGTCATCAGAAGATTCCGGATCCAGGAAAGACTCTTCCTCAGAGGTTTTCAGCGATGCTGCCAAGGAAGGGTGGCTTCATTTCAGGCCACTCGTCACTGATAAGGGCAAG CGCGTTGGTGGAAGTATTCGGCCATGGAAGCAGATGTATGTTGTACTTCGGGGCCATTCGCTGTATCTGTACAAAGATAAACGAGAACAGACGACTCCGTCTGAGGAGGAGCAGCCCATCAGTGTTAACGCCTGCTTAATAGACATCTCTTACAGCGAGACCAAGAGGAAGAATGTCTTTCGACTCACCACGTCTGACTGCGAGTGCCTGTTTCAGGCTGAAGACAGGGATGACATGTTAGCCTGGATCAAAACCATCCAGGAGAGCAGCAATTTAAACGAGGAG GACACTGGAGTCACTAACAGGGACCTAATTAGTCGAAGAATAAAAGAATACAACAGTCTAATGAG CAGCAAAGCAGAGCCATTGCCGAAGACCCCTCGCCAGAGTCTCAGCATCCGGCAGACCCTACTTGGTGCTAAAGCAGAGCCTCGGACTCAGAGTCCACACTCTCCCAAAGAGGAGTCAGAAAGGAAGCTTCTTAGTAAAG ATGATACCAGTCCTCCAAAAGACAAAGGCACGTGGAGAAAAGGCATTCCAAGTATTATGAGAAAGACATTTGAGAAAAAGCCTACTGCTACGGGAACATTCGGGGTCAGACTGGACGACTGCCCACCAGCTCATACAAACCGG TATATTCCATTAATAGTTGACATATGTTGTAAATTAGTTGAAGAAAGAGGTCTGGAATATACAGGTATTTACAGAGTCCCTGGAAACAATGCAGCCATCTCCAGTATGCAGGAGGAGCTCAACAAGGGAATGGCTGATATTGATATACAAGATGAT AAATGGCGAGATTTGAATGTGATCAGCAGTTTATTAAAATCCTTCTTCAGAAAACTCCCAGAACCTCTCTTCACGAATG ATAAATACGCCGACTTTATTGAAGCCAATCgtaaggaagatcctctagatcgtctgaaaacattaaaaagacta ATTCATGATTTGCCCGAACATCATTATGAAACACTCAAGTTTCTTTCGGCTCATCTGAAGACAGTagcagaaaattcagaaaaaaataag ATGGAACCAAGAAACCTAGCCATAGTGTTTGGTCCAACTCTTGTGAGAACCTCCGAAGATAACATGACACACATGGTCACTCACATGCCAGATCAGTACAAGATCGTAGAGACACTCATCCAGCAC catGACTGGTTTTTCACAGAAGAAGGTGCTGAAGAACCTCTT ACAACAGTGCAGGAGGAAAACACAGTAGACTCCCAGCCAGTGCCAAACATAGATCATTTACTCACCAACATTGGAAGGACAGGCGTCTCCCCTGGAGATGTATCAG ATTCAGCTACTAGTGACTCAACAAAATCTAAG GGTTCTTGGGGATCCGGAAAAGACCAGTACAGCAAGGACCTGCTTGTATCCTCCATCTTCGCGGCTGCCAGTCGCAAGAGgaaaaagccaaaagaaaaagcaCAACCCAGCAGCTCGGAAGACGAGCTGGACAATGtgtttttcaagaaagaaaactcaGAGCAGGGTCACCACGACATTAAAGAAGAGTCCAAAAAAGAGAGTGAGACACCAGGCCGGAAACAAAGGACCGTTGCTCCCAAAGAAAACAACACGAAGAAAGACAGCAGCGGAGGTGGCAGAGCTGAGCAGAGGGCCCCGCGTGGGGAGAGCTTGGAGCCCCCGGCCCCCCAAAGCACCAAGCAGAGCCGGTCACCCACCCTGAGCTGTCGCCTCGCCGTCCTGAGAGAGAGCCCCAGGGCCCTCGCAGCCCAGAAGACCTCCCACCTGGAAGACACGGGGTCCGACTCCAGCACCCCACTCAGCACTCACGCCCCGGCTCCCCCGGCAAGCTTTCCCACCAAGAAACCTCCCAGCCCCGAGCCCAAGCACAGCGAGCTCCTGGTCAGTGTCGGCAGCATCACCTCCGACCACGCCGGCACACCGTCTGCTCCCTACCTGGCCGGCCTCGACTCCAGCCGGCTGAGCCCCGAGGTGCAGTCCATGGCCGAGAGCCGGGGATTTGAAGCTGATGACGAGAGGAGCGAGCTGGTCAGCGAGGGCCGGCCAGTGGAGACAGACAGCGAGAGCGACTTTCCGGTCTTCCCCGCCGCCCCGGCCTCGGACAGGCTCTTCCGAGGAAAACTCCAAGAGGCCGCGAGGACCAGCCGGAGAAACTCAGAAGGCAGTGAGGTCAGCTGCACGGAAGGAAGTTTAACACCAAGTTTAGAAAGCCGGAGACAGCTCTTCAGCTCCCATAAACTGATCGAGTGTGACACTCTGTCCAGGAAGAAATCCGCCAGGTTCAAGTCAGACAGTGGGAGTCTAGGAGATGCCAAGAATGAGAAAGAAGCCCCTTCCATCACCAAAGTGTTCGACgttatgaaaaaaggaaaatccaCCGGAAATTTACTGACACCACCAGCCAGAAGCGAATCGGACAAACAGGAACCCACTTGGAAAACAAAAATAGCCGATCGGttaaaactgaggcccaaagccCCGGCCGATGACATGTTTggagtaggaagtcaaaaaaccaTCGCCGAACCtgccaaaaggaaaaacatcaaaCGCAGACACACGCTGGGTGGGCACAGGGATGCTACTGAAATGAGTGTTCTGAATTTCTGGAAAGCCCAGGAGCACAGCGGGGACAGAGAATCCGAACTTTCAGCTGTGAATCGATTGAAGCCCAAATGCTCCGCCCAGGACCTGTCCATCTCAGACTGGCTGGCCAGGGAGCGGCTACGCACCAGTATGACTGACCTGAGCAGAGGGGACACGGGGGACCCCCGGCCTGAGAGTCTTGGCACCTTAGAAATACCAACCAGGGACCCGCCCCTGTCTTTCCAGTCTGATGCAGACAGTTCTTCCAGCACCTTGGCTTCAACTAACAGGGCCCCTCTTTCCACACCATCACAGTCACCTgaccaaataaatggagaaagctTCCAGAACACGAGCCAAAACTCCAGTTCTGCAGCCAGGGTCCAACCTCATCAACTGTCTGAAACCCCAGATCACAAAGCACAGTTCCATCCCTGTCTTTAA
- the ARHGAP21 gene encoding rho GTPase-activating protein 21 isoform X6, producing the protein MGRAEWRCTDAVIKCSYFLLQKDHMVSKSKDGKEQSETVSPSEDEMFSWPGPKTVMLKRTSQGFGFTLRHFIVYPPESAIQFSFKDEENGNRGGKQRNRLEPMDTIFVKQVKEGGPAFEAGLCTGDRIIKVNGESVIGKTYSQVIALIQNSDTTLELSVMPKDEDILQVLQFTKDVTALAYSQDAYLKGNEAYSGNARNIPEPPPVCYPWPSSAPPAMAQPPEPPPPDSTASKPQTSPPVLTQPGRAYRMEIQVPPSPPEVAKSNTAVCVCNESVRTVIVPSEKVVDLLPNRSNHTVPAHRTEEVRYGRNEQPSFKTATRTTSPPSSVPTAHLIHQPGSRSLEPSGILLKSGHYGGHSEGLVSRSPAVESPSVTVNHYSPNSHQHIDWKNYKTYKEYIDNRRLHMGCRTIQERLDSLRAASQSTADYNQVVLNRAALQVRRRSTSQDRVPQSIQVRQRSVSQERLEDSVLMMYCPRSASQGALTSPSISFSNHRTRSWDYIEGQGETSENVHSECPPPDANGERKQTYKWSGFTEQDDRRGIYERPRQQEIHKSFRGSNFTVAPSVVNSDSRRVSSRIGGSVSQFKKIPADLKPLQPSRNFQTACGISQPRGISQDRSPLGKVRSNSLKGPSMHVAKPPSSQNSFLSIKDQRPVNHLHQNSLLNQQPWLRTESAPDHQVDTGKPPSLSGASVKPPALASENASTPDFELSVSQRNQDLNVQEVEIQQSNAVDNKETVILREKPPSGRQTPQPLRHQSYILAVSDQETGSDTTCWLPNDARREVHIKRMEERKASSTTPPGDSLASIPFIDEPTSPSIDHDISHIPASAVISASTSQVPSIATVPPSLTTSAPLIRRQLSHDQESVGPPSLDAQPSSKTERSKSYDEGLDDYREDAKLSFKHVSSLKGIKILDSQKSSEDSGSRKDSSSEVFSDAAKEGWLHFRPLVTDKGKRVGGSIRPWKQMYVVLRGHSLYLYKDKREQTTPSEEEQPISVNACLIDISYSETKRKNVFRLTTSDCECLFQAEDRDDMLAWIKTIQESSNLNEEDTGVTNRDLISRRIKEYNSLMSSKAEPLPKTPRQSLSIRQTLLGAKAEPRTQSPHSPKEESERKLLSKDDTSPPKDKGTWRKGIPSIMRKTFEKKPTATGTFGVRLDDCPPAHTNRYIPLIVDICCKLVEERGLEYTGIYRVPGNNAAISSMQEELNKGMADIDIQDDKWRDLNVISSLLKSFFRKLPEPLFTNDKYADFIEANRKEDPLDRLKTLKRLIHDLPEHHYETLKFLSAHLKTVAENSEKNKMEPRNLAIVFGPTLVRTSEDNMTHMVTHMPDQYKIVETLIQHHDWFFTEEGAEEPLTTVQEENTVDSQPVPNIDHLLTNIGRTGVSPGDVSDSATSDSTKSKGSWGSGKDQYSKDLLVSSIFAAASRKRKKPKEKAQPSSSEDELDNVFFKKENSEQGHHDIKEESKKESETPGRKQRTVAPKENNTKKDSSGGGRAEQRAPRGESLEPPAPQSTKQSRSPTLSCRLAVLRESPRALAAQKTSHLEDTGSDSSTPLSTHAPAPPASFPTKKPPSPEPKHSELLVSVGSITSDHAGTPSAPYLAGLDSSRLSPEVQSMAESRGFEADDERSELVSEGRPVETDSESDFPVFPAAPASDRLFRGKLQEAARTSRRNSEGSEVSCTEGSLTPSLESRRQLFSSHKLIECDTLSRKKSARFKSDSGSLGDAKNEKEAPSITKVFDVMKKGKSTGNLLTPPARSESDKQEPTWKTKIADRLKLRPKAPADDMFGVGSQKTIAEPAKRKNIKRRHTLGGHRDATEMSVLNFWKAQEHSGDRESELSAVNRLKPKCSAQDLSISDWLARERLRTSMTDLSRGDTGDPRPESLGTLEIPTRDPPLSFQSDADSSSSTLASTNRAPLSTPSQSPDQINGESFQNTSQNSSSAARVQPHQLSETPDHKAQFHPCL; encoded by the exons GCGTATTCTCAAGATGCCTACCTGAAAGGCAATGAAGCCTACAGCGGCAATGCCCGCAACATCCCTGAGCCCCCACCAGTCTGCTACCCCTGGCCGTCATCCGCCCCTCCCGCCATGGCGCAGCCCCCTGAACCACCTCCTCCAGACTCCACAGCAAGCAAACCGCAGACTAGCCCCCCAGTATTGACGCAGCCCGGCAGGGCATACAGGATGGAAATCCAAGTGCCTCCGTCACCACCAGAGGTGGCCAAGTCCAACACAGCAGTGTGTGTCTGCAATGAGAGTGTGAGGACCGTCATTGTACCTTCTGAGAAGGTTGTAGATTTATTACCTAACAGAAGCAACCACACAGTTCCCGCTCACAGAACTGAGGAAGTGAGGTATGGCCGAAACGAACAGCCCTCTTTCAAAACAGCGACGAGAACCACCTCACCGCCATCCTCAGTTCCCACTGCCCATCTCATCCACCAGCCCGGCTCCAGGTCGTTGGAACCTTCTGGCATTTTACTTAAATCTGGCCACTACGGCGGACACTCAGAAGGTCTGGTGAGCAGATCTCCAGCTGTGGAGTCTCCTTCCGTAACTGTCAACCACTACTCTCCCAACTCCCATCAGCACATagactggaaaaactataaaacttacaAAGAGTATATTGATAACCGGCGCTTGCACATGGGCTGTCGGACCATTCAAGAAAGGTTAGATAGTTTAAGAGCCGCCTCTCAGAGCACAGCGGATTATAACCAGGTGGTGCTGAACCGCGCTGCCCTGCAGGTACGGCGTCGGAGCACCTCTCAGGACCGAGTGCCCCAGTCCATCCAGGTCCGGCAGCGCAGCGTGTCCCAGGAGAGGCTGGAGGACTCTGTGTTGATGATGTATTGTCCGAGGAGTGCCTCTCAAGGTGCGCTGACATCCCCTTCTATTAGTTTTAGTAACCACAGAACTCGCTCGTGGGATTACATCGAGGGACAGGGTGAAACCTCGGAAAACGTCCATTCTGAATGTCCACCGCCGGATGCAAATGGTGAACGAAAGCAGACTTACAAGTGGAGTGGGTTCACCGAACAGGACGATCGTCGAGGTATTTACGAGAGACCCAGGCAGCAAGAAATTCACAAATCTTTCCGAGGCTCCAATTTTACAGTGGCTCCCAGTGTGGTGAATTCTGACAGCAGGAGAGTGAGCAGCAGAATCGGGGGATCAGtgtctcagtttaaaaaaattccagCAGATCTAAAACCCCTGCAGCCCAGCAGAAATTTTCAAACTGCTTGTGGAATATCCCAGCCTCGAGGGATTTCCCAAGACAGGTCACCTCTTGGGAAAGTCCGAAGTAACTCTCTGAAAGGGCCTTCTATGCATGTCGCGAAACCGCCCTCCAGCCAGAACTCATTTCTTTCTATCAAAGACCAAAGACCAGTAAATCACTTGCATCAAAACAGTTTATTGAATCAGCAGCCATGGTTACGGACGGAAAGTGCCCCCGATCACCAAGTGGAcactgggaagcccccttctCTTTCCGGAGCTTCTGTTAAGCCCCCGGCTCTGGCAAGTGAGAATGCTAGCACTCCAGATTTTGAGTTATCCGTCTCTCAGAGGAATCAAGATTTAAATGTACAAGAGGTGGAAATTCAGCAATCGAATGCTGTAGATAATAAAGAAACTGTCATCCTAAGAGAAAAACCTCCGTCTGGTCGCCAGACACCGCAGCCTTTAAGGCATCAGTCTTACATCTTAGCAGTGAGTGACCAGGAGACAGGCTCAGACACCACCTGCTGGCTGCCTAATGATGCTCGCCGGGAGGTCCATATAAAAAGGATGGAGGAGAGGAAGGCCTCAAGTACCACTCCACCTGGTGATTCCTTGGCTTCCATCCCATTTATAG ATGAACCTACCAGCCCTAGCATCGATCACGACATTTCTCACATCCCCGCCTCTGCGGTCATCTCTGCCTCCACCTCCCAGGTACCCTCCATAGCAACGGTCCCTCCCAGCCTCACAACTTCAGCTCCATTAATCCGACGTCAGCTCTCCCATGACCAGG AATCTGTTGGACCTCCCAGCCTGGATGCCCAGCCCAGCTCAAAGACAGAGCGATCCAAATCATATGATGAGGGCCTGGATGATTACAGAGAAGATGCAAAACT GTCTTTTAAACATGTATCTAGCCTGAAGGGAATCAAG ATCTTAGACAGTCAAAAGTCATCAGAAGATTCCGGATCCAGGAAAGACTCTTCCTCAGAGGTTTTCAGCGATGCTGCCAAGGAAGGGTGGCTTCATTTCAGGCCACTCGTCACTGATAAGGGCAAG CGCGTTGGTGGAAGTATTCGGCCATGGAAGCAGATGTATGTTGTACTTCGGGGCCATTCGCTGTATCTGTACAAAGATAAACGAGAACAGACGACTCCGTCTGAGGAGGAGCAGCCCATCAGTGTTAACGCCTGCTTAATAGACATCTCTTACAGCGAGACCAAGAGGAAGAATGTCTTTCGACTCACCACGTCTGACTGCGAGTGCCTGTTTCAGGCTGAAGACAGGGATGACATGTTAGCCTGGATCAAAACCATCCAGGAGAGCAGCAATTTAAACGAGGAG GACACTGGAGTCACTAACAGGGACCTAATTAGTCGAAGAATAAAAGAATACAACAGTCTAATGAG CAGCAAAGCAGAGCCATTGCCGAAGACCCCTCGCCAGAGTCTCAGCATCCGGCAGACCCTACTTGGTGCTAAAGCAGAGCCTCGGACTCAGAGTCCACACTCTCCCAAAGAGGAGTCAGAAAGGAAGCTTCTTAGTAAAG ATGATACCAGTCCTCCAAAAGACAAAGGCACGTGGAGAAAAGGCATTCCAAGTATTATGAGAAAGACATTTGAGAAAAAGCCTACTGCTACGGGAACATTCGGGGTCAGACTGGACGACTGCCCACCAGCTCATACAAACCGG TATATTCCATTAATAGTTGACATATGTTGTAAATTAGTTGAAGAAAGAGGTCTGGAATATACAGGTATTTACAGAGTCCCTGGAAACAATGCAGCCATCTCCAGTATGCAGGAGGAGCTCAACAAGGGAATGGCTGATATTGATATACAAGATGAT AAATGGCGAGATTTGAATGTGATCAGCAGTTTATTAAAATCCTTCTTCAGAAAACTCCCAGAACCTCTCTTCACGAATG ATAAATACGCCGACTTTATTGAAGCCAATCgtaaggaagatcctctagatcgtctgaaaacattaaaaagacta ATTCATGATTTGCCCGAACATCATTATGAAACACTCAAGTTTCTTTCGGCTCATCTGAAGACAGTagcagaaaattcagaaaaaaataag ATGGAACCAAGAAACCTAGCCATAGTGTTTGGTCCAACTCTTGTGAGAACCTCCGAAGATAACATGACACACATGGTCACTCACATGCCAGATCAGTACAAGATCGTAGAGACACTCATCCAGCAC catGACTGGTTTTTCACAGAAGAAGGTGCTGAAGAACCTCTT ACAACAGTGCAGGAGGAAAACACAGTAGACTCCCAGCCAGTGCCAAACATAGATCATTTACTCACCAACATTGGAAGGACAGGCGTCTCCCCTGGAGATGTATCAG ATTCAGCTACTAGTGACTCAACAAAATCTAAG GGTTCTTGGGGATCCGGAAAAGACCAGTACAGCAAGGACCTGCTTGTATCCTCCATCTTCGCGGCTGCCAGTCGCAAGAGgaaaaagccaaaagaaaaagcaCAACCCAGCAGCTCGGAAGACGAGCTGGACAATGtgtttttcaagaaagaaaactcaGAGCAGGGTCACCACGACATTAAAGAAGAGTCCAAAAAAGAGAGTGAGACACCAGGCCGGAAACAAAGGACCGTTGCTCCCAAAGAAAACAACACGAAGAAAGACAGCAGCGGAGGTGGCAGAGCTGAGCAGAGGGCCCCGCGTGGGGAGAGCTTGGAGCCCCCGGCCCCCCAAAGCACCAAGCAGAGCCGGTCACCCACCCTGAGCTGTCGCCTCGCCGTCCTGAGAGAGAGCCCCAGGGCCCTCGCAGCCCAGAAGACCTCCCACCTGGAAGACACGGGGTCCGACTCCAGCACCCCACTCAGCACTCACGCCCCGGCTCCCCCGGCAAGCTTTCCCACCAAGAAACCTCCCAGCCCCGAGCCCAAGCACAGCGAGCTCCTGGTCAGTGTCGGCAGCATCACCTCCGACCACGCCGGCACACCGTCTGCTCCCTACCTGGCCGGCCTCGACTCCAGCCGGCTGAGCCCCGAGGTGCAGTCCATGGCCGAGAGCCGGGGATTTGAAGCTGATGACGAGAGGAGCGAGCTGGTCAGCGAGGGCCGGCCAGTGGAGACAGACAGCGAGAGCGACTTTCCGGTCTTCCCCGCCGCCCCGGCCTCGGACAGGCTCTTCCGAGGAAAACTCCAAGAGGCCGCGAGGACCAGCCGGAGAAACTCAGAAGGCAGTGAGGTCAGCTGCACGGAAGGAAGTTTAACACCAAGTTTAGAAAGCCGGAGACAGCTCTTCAGCTCCCATAAACTGATCGAGTGTGACACTCTGTCCAGGAAGAAATCCGCCAGGTTCAAGTCAGACAGTGGGAGTCTAGGAGATGCCAAGAATGAGAAAGAAGCCCCTTCCATCACCAAAGTGTTCGACgttatgaaaaaaggaaaatccaCCGGAAATTTACTGACACCACCAGCCAGAAGCGAATCGGACAAACAGGAACCCACTTGGAAAACAAAAATAGCCGATCGGttaaaactgaggcccaaagccCCGGCCGATGACATGTTTggagtaggaagtcaaaaaaccaTCGCCGAACCtgccaaaaggaaaaacatcaaaCGCAGACACACGCTGGGTGGGCACAGGGATGCTACTGAAATGAGTGTTCTGAATTTCTGGAAAGCCCAGGAGCACAGCGGGGACAGAGAATCCGAACTTTCAGCTGTGAATCGATTGAAGCCCAAATGCTCCGCCCAGGACCTGTCCATCTCAGACTGGCTGGCCAGGGAGCGGCTACGCACCAGTATGACTGACCTGAGCAGAGGGGACACGGGGGACCCCCGGCCTGAGAGTCTTGGCACCTTAGAAATACCAACCAGGGACCCGCCCCTGTCTTTCCAGTCTGATGCAGACAGTTCTTCCAGCACCTTGGCTTCAACTAACAGGGCCCCTCTTTCCACACCATCACAGTCACCTgaccaaataaatggagaaagctTCCAGAACACGAGCCAAAACTCCAGTTCTGCAGCCAGGGTCCAACCTCATCAACTGTCTGAAACCCCAGATCACAAAGCACAGTTCCATCCCTGTCTTTAA